From the genome of Flavobacterium sediminis:
CCTGAAAATAACGAAGCTGTATGACTTCCTGATAAGCAGGTTTTAAGGTTTTAATGTAGTAAAGAAGCCGCGATAAATTTTGTTCGGTAATCAGGTCGTCTTCGGCAGTAGGCGTATCATCGGCTACATTAAACGTACTGTTATTCTCATCATCGGTCATGTCAACGAATAAAGAAGATTTCTTTTTCCGAAGCATGTCAATGTGTACATTTTTAGCAATAGCGATCAGCCAAGTGTTAAAACCATATTCCGGATTATAATTGGATATTTTGTCAAATGCTTTGGCGAAAGTTTCAATGACAATATCTTCAGTATCGTGTTCGTTCTCGGTTCGTTTTAGCATAAATCCATACACTTCATTCCAGTAGAAGTCTAATAAAAAAGTGAAAGCAACCTGATCTCCGGCTTTTGCTTTTTCAATGGTACGTTGTATGGCTTCTGAATTTACTTCCAATGAACCGGTTTTGAAAAAATGTTAGTAATGAAAACGTTTATTTGAGTGAAGATAAGGAAAATTTCGATGAAAGGAAACCAATACATCACATCTTTTTCTTTTAATTTTCCAGCAGCAAAGCCTAATGAAAGCCAGGCAAATATATACCGAAAGACAATAATTCCGGTTACGATCATCCATTGAAACTGAAATGCTAGAAGTAAAACAGCGAGTACAAGGAATAAAAACTGGGAAATAAAGAACGATCCTAATTGAAATTTATCAAAAGGCTTGTATAATTTAGCGGTAGAAACGTGTCTTCTTTTTTGGTTGAACCACTCTTTGAATCTAGTCTTAGGCATTGAATAGGTAAAACCGGCTTCTGAAAAGCAAATGTTTGTATTACTTCCGGTAGCAGCCTGATTGATAAACAGATCATCGTCTCCCGAGCGAACCTGCATGTGATCCATGAAACCGCGAACTCTGAAGAACTCTTCCTTTTTATAGGCTAAATTTCGACCGACACCCATATAAGGTTTGCCGGCTTTTGCCCAGGCAAAATATTGAGTGGCAGTTAAAAGCGTTTCAAAACGAATGATTTTATTTAGAAACGAATTTTTGATTTTATCATAAGCGCCATACCCCAGAACAATAGTTTTAGTGGCTGAAAAATGAGCCGTCATTTCAGTAATCCAGTTTTGCGATTGCGGATAACAGTCGGCATCAGTAAAAAGCAGGTATTCGTTCTTGGCGGCTTTAATGCCTAAAGTTAAAGCATATTTTTTATTGCCCCAGAAAGCTTCGTTATTGTCTACTTTTACCAATTTAACGAAATCGTGTTGTTTAGCAATAGCCTCAAACAGGTCACGTGTTTCGTCGCTGGAAGCATCATCGATCAGAACCAGTTCGTATGCCGGATAATTTTGTGATAGTAACAGTGCGATATATTTTTTAATATTCTCGGCTTCATTTTTGGCACAAACAATTACCGAAACCGGTAATTTTTTAGGGTTTGGTACTTGAGGTTTGGCAAATGAGAACTTACCGAAAATAAAAACATAGTAAATCAATTGAATGAAAGTGATAACACCTAATCCAATGAGTAAAGTGTTGAGCAAAAGCGTCATAAAAGTCTAAGGGAATTAGGCTGAATGATTAGTTTCGTTACAGTCTTTGTATTGTTCCGGAGTTCTTCCGCAGAAGCTACAGGTTTCGCCTTCTTGATTCAAAAACGGACTTTGACTAGCGCAAGTTCCGGCAAATTTTCCGTCTTTTTTAGCCCAAATTTTAATAGCAAGGCCAATTACACCTAATAACAATAATCCTATAGTAAGTAATGCTAGTTTCATGACAATTCTATTTGACAGCAAATTTACGAAAGAAAAATGATTTACAATTCATAATTCGCAATTGATAATTGATAATTTGTAATTAAATGATATTCACTTCTGCTTCAATAGCGATTCCGAATCGTTCTAAGATTGTTTTTTGGATATTTTGAGAAACCTCTAAAATTTCTTTTCCGGTTGCATTGCCATAGTTGACTAAAACTAACGCTTGGTTCTTATGAATTCCAGCGTCGCCAAAGCGTTTACCTTTAAAACCGGCTTGCTCTATCAACCAACCGGCAGGAACTTTAACTTCGGTTTCCGAGACTTTATAATGTGGCATATCCGGAAATTGAACAACCGCTTTTTCGTATTGTTTTTTAGCAATTATCGGATTTTTGAAAAAACTTCCGCTGTTTCCTAATTCTTTTGGGTTAGGCAATTTACTGCTTCTAATAGCAATAACGGCATCACTAACATCTTTGATAGTTGGATATGCAATGTTCATTTTTTTCAATTCTGCTTCAATTGCTCCATAAGATGTATTTAAAACATGATTGTTTTTTGTCAATTTAAAAGTTACCGAAGTAATAATGTATTGATTTTTTAATTCGTTTTTGAAAATACTTTCGCGGTAACCAAAACGACATTCTTCGTTAGAAAAAGTTCTGTTTTCCAAGGTTTCAACAGCAATAGCTTCACAGTTAAAAAGAATATCTTTGATCTCTTTTCCGTAAGCGCCTATGTTTTGAATGGGGGTAGTGCCAACATTTCCCGGAATAAGAGAAAGGTTTTCCAAGCCGCCAAAATTATGTTCAATACACCATAAAACAAATTCGTGCCAATTTTCGCCGGCATTAGCTCTTACCCAAACAAAATCTTCGTTTTCATCGGTAATCTCAATTCCTTTAAGATTAACATGAACAACAAGCTTGTTAATGTCTTGTGTTAAAAGCATATTGCTTCCGCCGCCTAAAACAAAAACATCTTTGTTGTTTCGGAGTACTTCTTTAAGTTCTTTTTCTGAAGTTACGGAAATGAATTTTTTAGCAGCAGCTTCAATTCCGAAAGTGTTATATTCTTTTAATGAAAAGTGAGTTTGGATAGTCATTTTAATACGATTGAAAAGCAAAGGTAAAGATAAGAATTGAACCTTTATAAATTGAAAATTTTATAGGTTTGGTGGGTTTGCTGTACGATCTTTTCTGTTCGGTCCGGATGCGTGTCAGAAATAAAAATTTGCCCGAAAGTATCATTGTTTACCATATTGATAATTTTAGTAACGCGAAACTCATCCAGTTTGTCAAAAATATCATCAAATAAAAGGAGAGGTAATTCGCCGCTTTTTTCTTTGATAAATTCAAATTGTGCTAATTTCAGAGCGATCAAAAATGATTTTTGCTGACCTTGCGACCCGAATTTTTTTATGGGATAACCATCGATCTCAAAGCTGAGGTCGTCTTTATGGATCCCGAAATTAGTGTATTGGGCAGCA
Proteins encoded in this window:
- a CDS encoding RNA polymerase sigma factor, coding for MEVNSEAIQRTIEKAKAGDQVAFTFLLDFYWNEVYGFMLKRTENEHDTEDIVIETFAKAFDKISNYNPEYGFNTWLIAIAKNVHIDMLRKKKSSLFVDMTDDENNSTFNVADDTPTAEDDLITEQNLSRLLYYIKTLKPAYQEVIQLRYFQEMSYQEMADALDEPLNNIKIKLLRAKKLLAETITKKKKA
- a CDS encoding glycosyltransferase, producing the protein MTLLLNTLLIGLGVITFIQLIYYVFIFGKFSFAKPQVPNPKKLPVSVIVCAKNEAENIKKYIALLLSQNYPAYELVLIDDASSDETRDLFEAIAKQHDFVKLVKVDNNEAFWGNKKYALTLGIKAAKNEYLLFTDADCYPQSQNWITEMTAHFSATKTIVLGYGAYDKIKNSFLNKIIRFETLLTATQYFAWAKAGKPYMGVGRNLAYKKEEFFRVRGFMDHMQVRSGDDDLFINQAATGSNTNICFSEAGFTYSMPKTRFKEWFNQKRRHVSTAKLYKPFDKFQLGSFFISQFLFLVLAVLLLAFQFQWMIVTGIIVFRYIFAWLSLGFAAGKLKEKDVMYWFPFIEIFLIFTQINVFITNIFSKPVHWK
- a CDS encoding membrane or secreted protein is translated as MKLALLTIGLLLLGVIGLAIKIWAKKDGKFAGTCASQSPFLNQEGETCSFCGRTPEQYKDCNETNHSA
- the murB gene encoding UDP-N-acetylmuramate dehydrogenase, whose product is MTIQTHFSLKEYNTFGIEAAAKKFISVTSEKELKEVLRNNKDVFVLGGGSNMLLTQDINKLVVHVNLKGIEITDENEDFVWVRANAGENWHEFVLWCIEHNFGGLENLSLIPGNVGTTPIQNIGAYGKEIKDILFNCEAIAVETLENRTFSNEECRFGYRESIFKNELKNQYIITSVTFKLTKNNHVLNTSYGAIEAELKKMNIAYPTIKDVSDAVIAIRSSKLPNPKELGNSGSFFKNPIIAKKQYEKAVVQFPDMPHYKVSETEVKVPAGWLIEQAGFKGKRFGDAGIHKNQALVLVNYGNATGKEILEVSQNIQKTILERFGIAIEAEVNII